The DNA window CGGTCGACCTGCTGTTCCTATCGGCCGATGATCTGGTCCCCGCGGTGGTCGATGTATTGCCGGAATGCCCTGTGGGACAAGGTAAACCGATGCAGGTCCCGATCGAGGAGTTGGAGAAGCCGCCGCCGGTGGTGCGTGACGCGTGGCGTCCCACGGTGCGCGAGGAGTTCGACAAGTTCTTCCGTCGGCCGACGACCGCCACCGTGCACGTCGGGGTGTACCCACTCGGCAGTGTGGACAATCGGCATACCAAGGGCCGCAAGGACTTCCAGATCACCGATTTCGAAAACGACGGCCGCTATGTCAGTTTCGGTAGTCGCACCGTGATCGTGAAGCCGACCGATCGCCAGCGCATCACCGCCACGCTGCGCGAAATGATCGGCCGCACAGTCGAAGACGTCCGAAACAGCGATCACATGGCACGCTGAGGCGTTCCACTGGACGCGGGGAATACCGGACTCAGCCCTTGACCTCGCCCAGAATCCCGAGCACCACATCCGAGGTGTAGAACGGCTCCAGCCGCTCGCGAATCAGCTTGCCCAGCACACCATTGCGCTTGGCGCCCTCGATCACCGCGGGACCGTAGCGCAGGATCTCCTTGGCGATATCGTCGCCGGACAGACCGAGTTCCGGCAGCATCGCGGCCAGTGTGTAATCGCCGTACTTGGTGAAGAAGACATCCACACACTCCTCGACGAGCAGCCCGAAGTACTCCTTTTCCCTGGTGGTGACCGCGATCTCATAGCAGAGCAGTACCAGTTCGTTGAGATCCTTCTGGCTCAGGTAGTCACGCAGACCGCTTACCGGCTCATCGGCGTGCAGATCCCAGAACTCCATCGCCGCATCGTGCACCGGAGCGTCGCGCAGCATCTCCCGAATGGCGTTGTTGGTGCGCTTGAGCGCGAATACCGCACCCTTGCCCGCCATATCGCCGATGAAGGTGCTCTCGGTGGCCTTCTTGGCCGTCTTGGCCGCCGACTGTCCCATGGAGATCAGCGATGAGACGCCCGGAATCTTGCCCGCGATCTGCTTGTTCGCGTCCATGAAATCGGAGATGAGCTTGTCCACGAACTTCGAGGCGACGGTGGCGACCAGCGGGCTCTCGGTGAGCCGCTCCAGGATGCGCTCCTGCGCCTGATGCATGCCGAAGATCTTCTCCAGCAGCGCCTCGACCGGTTCACGGTCGACCACCTGGCCGAGGGTGTAGTCGTTGTTCTCGGCGATATTGTCGTAGATCGAGTCGGCGAATACCCCGACCATATCCGCGATGACCGGGCTGCCGCCGATCAGGTCGATGACGGTGCGGACCGTCTCCTTGGCCTGGTCGATACCGACGACGTCGCGGAAGATGAGGGTGTCGGCCACCCCGATCACCGATTCCACATCCCTGGCGACGACCTCGGCAAAGCGGTCGCCGCTCACCTCGGCCAGCAGGAATTCCACTTGGGCATCGAGTAGCCGTTCAGCGATCGCACGCGGCTCGCTCATCGAATTCCACCATCACATTCGTAGTCCGTGGCGTTCGGTCAGCTTACGGATCGTTCGATTCGACATCGTTGCCGCGCAACGATTTCCGTATCTGTTCCAGACGCTCGCGCGCGGCTTTCTCGCGCGCCTCCCATTGTTCGTCGGCGCTGCGGCCCGCCGGGGTCTGCCGGTCGAGTTCGCCCATCCCCTGCGCGGTGCCGAAGCGCTGCTCGACCTTATCGCGAACTGACTCGAAAGTAGGTACGCCGCCGGAGGAATATCCGCCCACCTCGGGTCCGGACGGAATGCCGATCGGCGATACCGGTACCGCGGGTACCGAAGAAATGCCTCCGACCTGCCCGGATGTCGCGGCATCGGATTCCTGATCATGCGTCTGCGGCGCTGGAGTGGGGGGACTCACAGTCGTATCGGAGCCCGCATGACCGAGGCCGGCGGCCTCGACGGCCGCGGTGTGCACCCAGGCGAGCCGAGGTCGCCCTGCGGTGGCCGTGCCGAGCACCGCCAGCAGTTCGTCATCGGACAGTGCCGCGAGCTGCGCGGTGATCTCACCCAAATCACTCATAGCGCCAGGCTACGCACGAGTGCCATCAGGTCGAGAGCAGATCACCGGCCCACGAGCGGATCACATCGATCCAGGAGACTCCCGACGACATGATCAGATCGTTGTGACCTGCGCCGGGAAAGACCACCAGTCGTTTCGGTTCGGGTGCGGCCGTGTACAGGCGTTCGGCATGGCGCAGCGGCAGTAGTTCGTCCTGATCGCCGTGCATGATCAGGATGGGTGCGCGCAGTTTGCGAATGCGGCGCAGGCTCGGATAGGCGTCCGGGACGAGCGGGCTGGGCAGGAATGGATACACCGATCGGGCCGCGTCGCGCAGGCCGGTGAAGGTGGACATCAGCAGCAGTCCGGCGGGCGGGTGCTCGGTGGCCAACTCGACCAGTACGCCGCCGCCGAGCGATTTCCCCAGGTAAAGCAGCCGATCCGGGTCGACGCCCGGCTGGTCGAGCAGCACCCGTCGAGCGGCGTGGGCGTCGAGGTAAGTGCCGTGCTCGGTGGGTCGCCCGGTGCTGCGGCCGTAGCCGCGATAGTCGAAAGTGAGTACGTCCAAACCGATTTGGGTGAGTAGCGCGTAGATCGGCACCCGGTCGCCGATATTGCCCGCATTGCCGTGCGCGAAAAGGATGTGCCCGATCGAGCGTTCGGCGGGCAGCCACCAGGCGTGCAGCGTCTCGCCGTCGGTTGTCGGGATGGACAGCTCGGTGTAGTCCATCCCGAGGATCGACGGCGTCTGCAGGATCTGCCGATCCGGCATGAAGGTCAGCGCATTGAGGATCGGGCTAGCCGGATGTCGCATGCCATCGTTCTTACTCGGTGCCCGCCACTTCTGCGCGCCGACTCCCCGGGCGAGTTACGCCTCGACGACGTCCACGCCCTTCCAGAAGGCGACGCGATCACGCACCTGCTCGGCTTCCGGCTTCGGATCCGGGTAATACCACGCGGCATCCGGATTCTTCGCGCCCTCGATCTCGACCGTGTAATAGGACGCGAGCCCCTTCCAGCCGCAGACGGTATGCGTATCGCTGTCCCGGAAGAACTCCGTATTCAGTGACCCCGCCGGAAAGTAATGATTGCCCTCGACCACCACGGTGTCATCGCTCTCGGCCAACACCTTGCCGTTCCACACTGCTCGCACGCTCATCGAAACTCCCACCGTCGCAATGGATTCCGCCGCACACAGACCACGGCTATGATGTGTAACCCAACCCACACCCGCCGTATTCCCCCTCCACCCAGTGCCTCTCACCCGTCCTCCGTCACGCCGCGCACCGCCCGTCACGCCGCGCACGGCACGTCACGCCGCGCACGGCACGTCACGCCGCGCACGGCACGTCACGCCGCGCACGGCACGGCACGGCGCGCAAAAGGTGCGCGGCGGCCGACAAGGCGGCGCCGCGCACCACTGGGGCGCTCGGATGCGCTTTTATACGCCGAGGCCTGCTTTCAGGGCCGGCCAGGATTTGGGCAGTGCGGCCTTCCAGTACGGCCATGTGTGGACGCCGACGGCGGCGTAGTCGATGGAAAGGTCGGCGCCGAAGAGTTTCATGGCGGGCGAGAGGGCGATGGTGCAGTCATGCGAGACCTGTTCGATCTCGTTCGCCCGGAGCGGGTCGTTGGGCCAGGACCAGCTATCGTCGAATGGCGCATCGTCGAGGCTGGGCACACCGGTGCCCACGTACAGGTGGACCGGTTTGCCGCGCAGCGCGTCGAGGTGTTTGCTCGGGTCATGCGCCGCCCACTCCGGGTTGCCCGCGGTACCCCACATGTTGTCCGGGTTGCCGCCCTTTGCTTCGACTACGGGGCGCACCGAGAGCTGCCCGACACCGTCGGTGGAGTAGCAGCCGCTGAAGGCTGCCAGGGCTCGGAACATGTCGGGGTGCCGCACGGCCAGGATGGCCGCCGCTCCCGCTCCCATCGAAAGCCCGCCGACGGCGTAGACGCCGTTGCCTTTCAGTTCACGGTCGATCAGCGGCGGCAGCTCCGAGGTGAGAAAGGTCTCCCACTTCTGGTGTCCGAGTTTGGGATCATCCTTCAACCAGTCGGTGTAGTAGGTTCCCCCGCCGCCTACCGGCATCACCACGTTGACCGGCTTGTCGGCGAAGAACTCCTTGGCGCCGCCGCGCAGCGTCCAGGTGCTTGCCGGCTGAGATTCCGACGCCCCGTTTCCGTCCAGCAGCAGCAAGGTCGGCCGGGATGCCGACTGGTTCGCCGGCACCAGCACGTCGAGGTGAATGGTCCGGTTCATCGCGGCGGAGTGCACGTACATCTGCCACTGTTGCGAGGAGGTGTGCTCGATCCGCTCGACGGTGGCGCTCGCATTCGCCTGCGGAGCGACGATGAACAGTGGCGCGACCGCGACCGCCAAGGCCGCGGCGACAGACGCCATCCGCCGGTACCCTCGGCGTCGTCGCAATACCGACATGCGCAAACCCATGTGCAAACCTCATCGACGTGACGGTTGGCCCCCGTCGGAGGCCGTGAATTTTCGCGTCGACAATGTCATGAAACGTCTTGAAACCGGCATCATCGGATTCCCACCGTTGGTGAGCAAGTCGGGTCGCAGACTGCGGCATCGATGGGTTGGAAACGCAATAGCTTGTGCTGCAACCAGATTCGTCTGTTGTCCGGACGCCTGCTAGCGGTGCAGCTCCGGTTTGTTGTGGCGGACCGAGGCTGCTGAACCGTATTTCAGATATGGGGTTGCAAACTCCGCTTCGTGCGCTAAGCGTGTGACCTGTGGCTTTGACGTGGTCTCACAACGGCTTCATTGCTCGACTGTCTCATCACGCGCTGCATTTCCCCGTCTGCGATTGGTGGTCGCTGAGGATTTCGTTGATGAGATGCCTAGCCTTACTGCACCACACACCCCGGGGCTTGTGGGGTGCCGGCGAAGCGGTCGGCGAGGAAGTTCATGCCGCCGAGGGCTTCGCCCGCGGCGGCGCCGATGTGCGTCGGGAACAGCGAGTGGATCGCGGTGAGGGTGGCGCCCTCAGCGCAGTAGGTGTCGACGAGGGCGGTGTAGCCGGCGACGGGGATCAATTCGTCGGCGACGCTGTGGTACAGGTACATCGGGGTGTCGGGGGCGGTGCCGCCGAGTTCGTTGGGCTTGGCGGCGTTGCGGAAAACGGGATTTGCCAGCAGGTTCGGGAACGCGGCGAAGTCGTCGACGTGGATGTCGGAGTACTTCTGCGCCAGATCCGCACCGCAGGCGGAGGTGTCTGCGGCGAGCAGCGCACGGCGGCCCCGGTCGTTCAGCAGGTCGGCCAGCCGAGAGTCGGGTTCATTGCGGGCCAGCCCGAGCAGGATCAGTATCGCTCCCACGGCGCCGTCGGAGCGTTGTGCCATGGCCGGGATATCGGTGGGGATTCCGCCGGCGCTGGTGCCGACGAATCGCACGTCTGGTGCGTATTCCTGACGCAACTGCGTGGCCCACAGCGTGGCGAAGGCTCCGCTCGAGTATCCCCAGGCACCGATCGGGCTCGAGGCATCGATGCCGGCCGACGGGAAGGACCGGGCGGCCCGGAGTCCGTCCAGGACTCCGCGCCCGGATGTCACGCCGTCGAAGAGTCGGGACTGCGGCCCTTCATAATCGCTGACCACGACGGCCCACCCCCGCCGCAGCGCATCCGCGATGAACGGCGCATCCTGCATGATGCTCGCCATGTCGGTATCGCGTCCGCCGCGCAGCGTGAACGACGGCGCGCACTGGGTGTCGAGACTGTTCTCGGGTACCTGGTACGACAACACCGGCCGCGGCCCGTTCCAGGGCACCGGTGGCACCAGCACCGTCGTCACGTCCAGCTGCGGATGCTCTTCGGAATCGGTTGTGCGATACCGTAATTGCCACGCCGCCACCGGTATCGGCAGACCGAACAGTGGGATCGGCCGCGACCCGAGCACCTCGCCGTTCGGATGTGACGCGAGATCGGTGGGTGCGGCATAGAAGGGATCGTCACCAGGGGACAGCACTGCGGCTTGCGCGACCGGCATCGACAATGCGGCCGGCAGCATGATCATGGCGAGCGTGAGGGTCGCCAGCCATAGCCGGCCGATCCGCCACCACATCACTGGTTGCCGGCGCGCGCCGTCGACCGGCAGACCAGGCACATCAGTAGCCGAACACACTGTGCGGCAAGCATTTTTCCAATATGTCGATAACGTATTCCCGGATTCCATCACGCCTCCCGCGTCCAACGATCCGACGCGCAGGCACTCTGGGCCCGCACAACCCGATACATCACTTGGGGTTGAGATCACGTTAACATAACGATTTCATATTCACAGCTGAAAGTTCCAATAACTTTTGAGGCCGCCCAGCAAGAAGGAGAAGGCTCGCCGGACCGAGCCGATACCGAACCTTGACATTCCGGGCAATTGCTCGGCACACGCCGCTATCGCGCCAGCCTGCGATCCGCGCACGTCGGCGCACCTCACAAAACCTGATGTCGGAGGCATAACCCCGATGTGACCGGGGAAAGTATGGGTGACGCTCCTGGAAATCTCGGCTTTGCCGAGCCGGTTTCAGCAAACGGCAGGTAGGGTGCACGTTCGAGACCCCGGAAATGGCTGTGCGGCGGAATCAGGGATGCGTACGCGGAGGTCTCGGGCAGGAGATGCGATGCCGATACTTTGGGTTCGATGGCTCGTTCTGGGGGTCATATCGGCGGCCGCGTTCGCCACATTGCCCATGGGACCGGCAAGCGCCGACCCGGTCGATGACATCCCGGGTGGGCTGGAGTCGTTCTATCACCAGCAGCTGGACTGGAAGCCGTGCGACGACGCGGTGCTCGACGGTGCGGGTGCTCAGTGCGCGGGCGTTGTCGTACCGCTCGACTACAACCGACCGGACGCACGCACGCTGACAGTAGCGATCTCGCGTATCCCGGCCACCGACCCGGACCACAGACGCGGGATCATGCTGTCCAACCCCGGCGGTCCTGGCGGTCCGGGCCTGAGCATGATTGCCGACCTCCGGGATCGGCTAACACCGGATGTCCGTGCCCGGTACGACCTGATCGGCATGGACCCGCGTGGTATCGGCCGATCGGACCGAATGAGTTGTGCCCTGCCGCTGCCCACCATGTTGTTCTCGGCTGGCTTCGACGCCTTCGGCTACGCGCGCGACGCCACCCTCGCCGCCGCGTTCGCGGCTTCCTGCATAGCACCCGATCCCGAGAAGGCCCGGTCCATCACCACCCGCAATACCGCCCGAGACATGGATGTCATCCGCAGCGCATTCGGTGAACGCGAGCTCAACTATTACGGCGACTCCTACGGCACCTACCTGGGCGCGGTGTACACGCAGATGTTCCCTCAGCACAGTGACCGGATCGTGCTGGACAGCGCCATCGACCCGGACCGCTACTGGATCGGCACGTACCAGGACATGGGCGCCGTCAATGAGGCCGGGCTCGACGACTGGGCTATCTGGGCGGGCCGGCACGACGCCGACTACCACTTCGGTACCAGCGGACCGCAGGTCCGAGCCTTTGTCGAGGACATGATCCGACGTGCCGCCACGCATCCGGTCATCGGCAACGGCTATCTCATCGATGAACACACCGTGCCGATGATGCTGCTGTTGCTGTTGTCGAATCCGCGGAAGAACACCAACCTCGCCGAGCTCGTGCGGGTCGTAGCCGACGCAGTGTCCGGGCTGCCCACCGACATGGAGCAGCTGAAAGCGAAGATCAGCGGTCCCGTTCCGCTGGATGCCTCGGGTATGGCGGCGGTCCTGTGTGGTGATAAGGCTGCACCCCGAGATCTGGC is part of the Nocardia sp. NBC_00565 genome and encodes:
- a CDS encoding alpha/beta hydrolase, producing the protein MRHPASPILNALTFMPDRQILQTPSILGMDYTELSIPTTDGETLHAWWLPAERSIGHILFAHGNAGNIGDRVPIYALLTQIGLDVLTFDYRGYGRSTGRPTEHGTYLDAHAARRVLLDQPGVDPDRLLYLGKSLGGGVLVELATEHPPAGLLLMSTFTGLRDAARSVYPFLPSPLVPDAYPSLRRIRKLRAPILIMHGDQDELLPLRHAERLYTAAPEPKRLVVFPGAGHNDLIMSSGVSWIDVIRSWAGDLLST
- a CDS encoding lipase family protein translates to MPGLPVDGARRQPVMWWRIGRLWLATLTLAMIMLPAALSMPVAQAAVLSPGDDPFYAAPTDLASHPNGEVLGSRPIPLFGLPIPVAAWQLRYRTTDSEEHPQLDVTTVLVPPVPWNGPRPVLSYQVPENSLDTQCAPSFTLRGGRDTDMASIMQDAPFIADALRRGWAVVVSDYEGPQSRLFDGVTSGRGVLDGLRAARSFPSAGIDASSPIGAWGYSSGAFATLWATQLRQEYAPDVRFVGTSAGGIPTDIPAMAQRSDGAVGAILILLGLARNEPDSRLADLLNDRGRRALLAADTSACGADLAQKYSDIHVDDFAAFPNLLANPVFRNAAKPNELGGTAPDTPMYLYHSVADELIPVAGYTALVDTYCAEGATLTAIHSLFPTHIGAAAGEALGGMNFLADRFAGTPQAPGCVVQ
- a CDS encoding ESX secretion-associated protein EspG; the encoded protein is MTTARRWRFTALEFRVLWESTGRDVLPYPLRHRSTEVFQEDSDRLRRAAAEVVVPQLDEDLVRAVEVLLAPEARVEVAGFHGPRNERKIRAHGGVHFQHGALAIQEPGLDHEHGGAVDLLFLSADDLVPAVVDVLPECPVGQGKPMQVPIEELEKPPPVVRDAWRPTVREEFDKFFRRPTTATVHVGVYPLGSVDNRHTKGRKDFQITDFENDGRYVSFGSRTVIVKPTDRQRITATLREMIGRTVEDVRNSDHMAR
- a CDS encoding alpha/beta hydrolase; amino-acid sequence: MASVAAALAVAVAPLFIVAPQANASATVERIEHTSSQQWQMYVHSAAMNRTIHLDVLVPANQSASRPTLLLLDGNGASESQPASTWTLRGGAKEFFADKPVNVVMPVGGGGTYYTDWLKDDPKLGHQKWETFLTSELPPLIDRELKGNGVYAVGGLSMGAGAAAILAVRHPDMFRALAAFSGCYSTDGVGQLSVRPVVEAKGGNPDNMWGTAGNPEWAAHDPSKHLDALRGKPVHLYVGTGVPSLDDAPFDDSWSWPNDPLRANEIEQVSHDCTIALSPAMKLFGADLSIDYAAVGVHTWPYWKAALPKSWPALKAGLGV
- a CDS encoding PspA/IM30 family protein; its protein translation is MSDLGEITAQLAALSDDELLAVLGTATAGRPRLAWVHTAAVEAAGLGHAGSDTTVSPPTPAPQTHDQESDAATSGQVGGISSVPAVPVSPIGIPSGPEVGGYSSGGVPTFESVRDKVEQRFGTAQGMGELDRQTPAGRSADEQWEAREKAARERLEQIRKSLRGNDVESNDP
- a CDS encoding alpha/beta hydrolase; protein product: MPILWVRWLVLGVISAAAFATLPMGPASADPVDDIPGGLESFYHQQLDWKPCDDAVLDGAGAQCAGVVVPLDYNRPDARTLTVAISRIPATDPDHRRGIMLSNPGGPGGPGLSMIADLRDRLTPDVRARYDLIGMDPRGIGRSDRMSCALPLPTMLFSAGFDAFGYARDATLAAAFAASCIAPDPEKARSITTRNTARDMDVIRSAFGERELNYYGDSYGTYLGAVYTQMFPQHSDRIVLDSAIDPDRYWIGTYQDMGAVNEAGLDDWAIWAGRHDADYHFGTSGPQVRAFVEDMIRRAATHPVIGNGYLIDEHTVPMMLLLLLSNPRKNTNLAELVRVVADAVSGLPTDMEQLKAKISGPVPLDASGMAAVLCGDKAAPRDLAWYRRNIESVRATQPVFGAFANNITACAFWPDPIEPPTAVHNPTPALILQATRDTRTPYQEGLALHQDLTASRMVTLADTRVHGVLGSNLSHCANDIVNTYFRDGTLPDADLTCQRDPNYLPDY
- a CDS encoding DUF427 domain-containing protein, with amino-acid sequence MSVRAVWNGKVLAESDDTVVVEGNHYFPAGSLNTEFFRDSDTHTVCGWKGLASYYTVEIEGAKNPDAAWYYPDPKPEAEQVRDRVAFWKGVDVVEA